In Desulfonatronovibrio magnus, the sequence TAATTATCGGGTTTATCTAAAGTTCAACACTGGTGAATCCGGCATTGTTGATCTTGAAGATCTGATAATGAATTATAAGGCTGCTGAGCCTTTGCAAGACCGCCAAAAATTTTCCGAGTTTTTCTTAGATTCATGGCCAACTTTAGCTTGGGAATGCGGCTTTGATGTTGCACCAGAATCTTTGTATTATCGTTTAACAAAGACTGTCGCACCTGGATTAAAGGTTGCTTGAGCCTATGCTGTCTCGAAAAATTAACACCAAATACTGACAACAAAATCATGCACCATCAAAGCATAAACTTTACAAACACATGCTACCAATGCAGGTTATAAAACGGAATAATAACCAAAAAGCGCTTTAATCATGACTCAATAAAGTGAATAAAAGGAAGGATTTAGCACCAATCGGACACACGAATGCCTGCGACCAATCAACGGGAAAATAGCCAAGGTACTTAAGCAGCCCAGCGATAACTGTGATGAAACCCGCCAACCCAGGAAACTGACTCTAAATTACTTACGCTTTTTTCAGCTTTGGGCAATTTAACCGGCTTCATTATCGGCGATAGGCCAGGAGAGAGAAATGCCGGTACATGATTTTGATATAAAAATGATCAGAAAGTTTTTTGGTTTACCCCTGTAAGTTTGCCTGTTAAGTATTTCTTCGTATCAACACACGAGGATATTACTTTGTACATATTTTACGTAGATGAGAAAGGCAACCTTGACACCCACGGAATACATCCCGGGATGGATTATTCAGCTTCTCCCAAAGACTGGTTGTATATATTAACAGCTTTGGGGATATTTGAACATAACTGGCGCAAGTTTTATGATCCTATAGCCGCCAAAAAGAAAATACTGCTCCAGGTTCATAATGCA encodes:
- a CDS encoding DUF2442 domain-containing protein yields the protein MNSVYLVEAKYMDNYRVYLKFNTGESGIVDLEDLIMNYKAAEPLQDRQKFSEFFLDSWPTLAWECGFDVAPESLYYRLTKTVAPGLKVA